Proteins found in one Anabas testudineus chromosome 1, fAnaTes1.2, whole genome shotgun sequence genomic segment:
- the LOC113162185 gene encoding sialoadhesin-like → MSGAAITSTTAASGLVVFLLSLSVVQGQNDWGVNYTSTKICGIKGSTVDIHCSYTYPYSMNRHVINVQKTLWFTKGSNNEPVDLRTDSDYTGRVTYQCVNKTCTLKITDLRQRDSAVYKFRFITKHRKGKYTGSPGVTLSVTDLQVQVIRSTVQQDSTRAELKCQSTCSPDHTTYI, encoded by the exons ATGAGTGGAGCAGCTATAACATCGACGACAGCAGCAAGTGGATTGGTtgtcttccttctctctctgtcag tggtGCAGGGTCAGAATGACTGGGGAGTAAATTACACTTCTACTAAGATCTGTGGTATAAAGGGATCAACAGTGGACATACACTGCTCCTACACATACCCATATTCAATGAACAGACATGTTATTAATGTTCAGAAAACATTATGGTTTACTAAAGGGAGTAATAATGAACCTGTGGATCTGAGAACAGACTCAGACTACACCGGTCGTGTGACGTATCAGTGTGTTAACAAAACCTGTACTCTGAAGATAACAgacctgagacagagagactcagCTGTGTACAAGTTCAGGTTTATAACCAAGCATCGAAAGGGGAAATATACTGGTTCACCTGGAGTCACTTTGTCTGTCACAG ATCTCCAGGTTCAGGTGATCAGATCTACTGTCCAACAGGATTCTACTAGAGCAGAGTTGAAGTGTCAAAGCACTTGTTCACCTGATCATACTACCTACATCTG A
- the LOC113161777 gene encoding B-cell receptor CD22-like: protein QSLYSEDNRPETERLSCVQVQVYNKPSRRKIYWFTWSHFVCHRSPGSDRVSCAVKGHEKFPSPSVYPPNLPSVSVSPSEIVEGSSVTLTCSSDANPAAKYTWYKSDTHLKSIHEEPQFVFRSIKSSDSGQYYCEAGNKLGKIRSEPVSIDVKYRPNLPSVSVSPSEIVEGSSVTLTCSSDANPAANYTWYKENEESPKASGQIFTITDIRAEHSGIYYCEVQNSLGRHNNTLHLTVLGDKSVIITNRIRLTVVVVMLIFLILLLSLWMRNKKTLTSKCKLNEPGETIESDSHPDYQNISALKSVTAAQTNDTEEQEDLV, encoded by the exons CAAAGCCTGTACTCTGAAGATAACAgacctgagacagagagactcagCTGTGTACAAGTTCAGGTTTATAACAAACCAAGCAGGAGGAAGATTTACTGGTTCACCTGGAGTCACTTTGTCTGTCACAG ATCTCCAGGTTCAG ACAGAGTTTCCTGTGCTGTAAAAGGACATGAGAAGTTCCCCtctccttcagtgt atcctccaaatcttccctctgtgtcagtgagtccctctgagatagtggagggtagttcagtgactctgacctgtagcagtgatgctaac CCAGCAGCTAAATACACCTGGTACAAGAGTGACACACATCTTAAATCCATCCATGAAGAaccacagtttgtcttcagatCCATCAAATCCTCTGACTCTGGACAATATTATTGTGAAGCTGGAAACAAGCTGGGGAAGATTAGATCTGAGCCTGTCtctattgatgtgaaat atcgtccaaatcttccctctgtgtcagtgagtccctctgagatagtggagggtagttcagtgactctgacctgtagcagtgatgctaacccagcagctaattatacctggtacaaggagaatgaagagtcaccaaaagcttcaggacagatcttcaccatcactgacatcagagctgaacacagtgggaTTTATTACTGTGAAGTTCAGAACAGTTTAGGACGTCATAACAACACTTTACATCTGACTGTTTTGGGAG ATAAATCAGTAATTATAACGAACAGGATCAGGTTGACTGTTGTGGTTGTGATGTTGATTTTTCTGATTCTACTCCTGAGTCTGTGGatgag GAACAAGAAAACTTTGACCTCAAAATGTAAACTGAATGAACCTGGAGAGACAATAGAG TCAGATTCTCATCCTGATTATCAGAACATTTCAGCCCTGAAGTCCgtcactgcagcacagacaaacgacacagaggagcaggaagacCTGGTTTAA